One Streptomyces mobaraensis NBRC 13819 = DSM 40847 DNA segment encodes these proteins:
- a CDS encoding tetratricopeptide repeat protein: MGDKARLVETRRLVEAPVRGSEQGTDRGNAPDGQGGQVPSQTSAGASADAADLELETARRRAESGDPAALSTLGALLLRRGDLDAAERCLRAATAEGDRSAANNLGVLLHQRGYPDEAAGWWRVAAVAGSAAAAHALGRYHRERGDEPAAEYWLRQSAESGHALGAYALADLLEHRSDVGAERWFRSAAERGHREAAYRLARILDGRAPGSAANRPGVLPGPAPTAAGRRTPVGGGDTSVRDLRAAAAVGKERGPAAEAEQWYRQAAARGHRRAALHLGTLLEARGEIQEAARWYLTSAKDGESRAACALGFLLRDAGDNDSAAVWWRRAAQDGDGNAANALGALHADRGEAQQAERWYRAALDAGDVNGAYNLALLCAEQGRTAQAEQWYRRAAYAGHREAANALAVLLLQAGDPAGAEPWFSKAAEAGSVDAAFNLGILYAGRHDEREALRWYERAAAAGHTEAALQVAMALLRDGDQESAEEAERHLRVAARGGSAEAAFRLASLLDREDRGEGAAAECEEWYDRAARQGHRRAQVRLGMIVAARGDVVRAARWYREAAEAGSRNGAFNLGLLLAREGSEPEAALWWTRAAEAGHGRAALRLALLAARHGDLTEAQLWCAQAVEYGPAEVAERAARLRDALQQELSA; the protein is encoded by the coding sequence ATGGGGGACAAGGCGAGGCTGGTGGAGACACGTCGGCTGGTAGAGGCTCCCGTCCGGGGGAGTGAGCAGGGGACCGACCGGGGGAACGCCCCGGACGGACAAGGCGGGCAGGTCCCGTCCCAGACGTCCGCCGGCGCCTCGGCGGACGCCGCCGACCTGGAGCTCGAAACCGCCCGCCGCCGCGCCGAATCCGGCGACCCCGCCGCCCTGAGCACCCTCGGCGCCCTGCTGCTGCGCCGCGGCGACCTGGACGCCGCCGAGCGCTGCCTGCGCGCCGCCACCGCCGAGGGCGACCGCTCCGCCGCCAACAACCTGGGCGTCCTGCTGCACCAGCGCGGCTACCCCGACGAGGCCGCCGGCTGGTGGCGGGTCGCCGCCGTCGCCGGTTCCGCCGCCGCCGCGCACGCCCTGGGCCGCTACCACCGCGAGCGCGGCGACGAGCCCGCCGCCGAGTACTGGCTGCGGCAGTCCGCCGAGTCCGGGCACGCCCTCGGCGCCTACGCCCTCGCCGACCTGCTGGAACACCGCAGCGACGTGGGCGCGGAGCGCTGGTTCCGGTCCGCCGCCGAGCGGGGCCACCGCGAGGCGGCGTACCGCCTCGCCCGCATCCTCGACGGCCGCGCCCCCGGCTCCGCCGCGAACCGCCCCGGCGTCCTGCCCGGCCCGGCCCCGACGGCGGCCGGCCGGCGCACCCCCGTCGGCGGCGGGGACACCTCGGTGCGCGACCTGCGCGCCGCCGCGGCCGTCGGCAAGGAGCGCGGGCCCGCCGCGGAGGCCGAGCAGTGGTACCGCCAGGCCGCCGCCCGCGGTCACCGCCGCGCCGCCCTGCACCTGGGCACCCTGCTGGAGGCGCGCGGCGAGATCCAGGAGGCGGCCCGCTGGTACCTGACCTCCGCCAAGGACGGCGAGTCCCGTGCCGCCTGCGCCCTCGGCTTCCTGCTGCGCGACGCCGGCGACAACGACAGCGCCGCCGTCTGGTGGCGCCGGGCCGCCCAGGACGGCGACGGCAACGCGGCCAACGCCCTGGGCGCCCTGCACGCCGACCGCGGCGAGGCCCAGCAGGCCGAGCGCTGGTACCGCGCCGCCCTGGACGCGGGCGACGTCAACGGCGCGTACAACCTCGCCCTGCTCTGCGCCGAGCAGGGCCGCACCGCCCAGGCCGAGCAGTGGTACCGGCGCGCCGCCTACGCGGGCCACCGGGAGGCCGCCAACGCCCTGGCCGTTCTCCTGCTCCAGGCCGGCGACCCGGCGGGCGCCGAGCCCTGGTTCTCCAAGGCGGCCGAGGCCGGCAGCGTCGACGCCGCGTTCAACCTGGGCATCCTCTACGCAGGGAGGCACGACGAGCGGGAGGCGCTGCGCTGGTACGAGCGCGCCGCCGCGGCCGGCCACACCGAGGCCGCCCTCCAGGTCGCCATGGCCCTGCTGCGGGACGGCGATCAGGAGAGCGCCGAGGAGGCCGAGCGCCACCTGCGCGTCGCGGCCCGCGGCGGCAGCGCCGAGGCCGCGTTCCGGCTCGCGAGCCTGCTGGACCGGGAGGACCGCGGCGAGGGCGCTGCGGCCGAGTGCGAGGAGTGGTACGACCGCGCCGCCCGCCAGGGCCACCGGAGGGCCCAGGTGCGGCTCGGGATGATCGTGGCGGCCCGTGGCGACGTCGTCCGGGCCGCCCGCTGGTACCGCGAGGCGGCGGAGGCGGGCAGCCGCAACGGCGCGTTCAACCTCGGGCTGCTGCTGGCCCGCGAGGGCAGTGAGCCGGAGGCCGCGCTGTGGTGGACCCGGGCCGCCGAGGCCGGGCACGGCCGCGCGGCCCTCCGGCTGGCCCTGCTGGCCGCCCGGCACGGCGACCTGACGGAGGCCCAGCTCTGGTGCGCGCAGGCGGTCGAGTACGGCCCGGCCGAGGTCGCCGAGCGGGCGGCGCGGCTGCGGGACGCCCTCCAGCAGGAGCTCTCGGCGTGA
- a CDS encoding zinc-dependent metalloprotease has translation MSDTPFGFNLPPEEPEDGDNGKKKGGDQGGRGQGPANPFGFGSGAGGADNPFAALFGGGGNPAFGGMNPGDLGAAFQQLGQMLSYEGGPVNWDMAKDIARQTVAQGTADGSKDASVSAGERAAVEEAVRLADLWLDGVTSLPSGSGTAVAWSRAEWVEATLPVWRELVDPVAERVGSAMGDVLPEEMQAMAGPLLGMMRSMGGAMFGTQIGQAVGVLAGEVVGSTDIGLPLGPAGKAALLPVNVEAFGAGLGVPQEEVRLYLALREAAHQRLFAHVPWLRSHLFGAVEGYARGIKVDTSKLEDVVGRLDPTRPEEMQEALQQGMFQPEDSPEQKAALARLETALALVEGWVDAVVHAAAAPHLPSAGALRETLRRRRATGGPAEQTFATLIGLELRPRRLRDASRLWASLTDARGADGRDALWEHPDMLPTAGDLDDPDGFVHREHLDFSELDKMLGEAAGGGGQGKPDLGKGSEGSEGSAGSKGSEDAKGSKGSEGSEGDSPEDGA, from the coding sequence GTGAGTGACACCCCATTCGGATTCAATCTTCCGCCGGAGGAGCCGGAGGACGGCGACAACGGCAAGAAGAAGGGCGGTGACCAGGGTGGCCGTGGCCAGGGTCCGGCGAACCCGTTCGGATTCGGTTCCGGAGCGGGCGGCGCGGACAATCCCTTCGCCGCGCTGTTCGGCGGCGGCGGGAACCCGGCCTTCGGGGGCATGAACCCCGGCGACCTGGGCGCCGCCTTCCAGCAGCTCGGCCAGATGCTCTCGTACGAGGGCGGCCCGGTGAACTGGGACATGGCCAAGGACATCGCGCGGCAGACCGTCGCCCAGGGCACCGCCGACGGCTCCAAGGACGCCAGCGTCTCGGCCGGCGAGCGGGCCGCGGTCGAGGAGGCCGTCCGGCTGGCCGACCTCTGGCTGGACGGCGTGACCTCGCTCCCGTCGGGCTCCGGCACCGCCGTGGCGTGGAGCCGCGCGGAGTGGGTCGAGGCGACCCTGCCGGTGTGGCGGGAGCTGGTCGACCCGGTCGCCGAGCGCGTCGGCTCCGCCATGGGCGACGTGCTGCCCGAGGAGATGCAGGCCATGGCAGGCCCGCTGCTGGGCATGATGCGCAGTATGGGCGGCGCCATGTTCGGTACGCAGATCGGCCAGGCCGTCGGCGTGCTGGCGGGCGAGGTCGTGGGCTCCACCGACATCGGTCTGCCGCTGGGCCCGGCCGGCAAGGCGGCCCTGCTGCCCGTGAACGTCGAGGCGTTCGGCGCCGGTCTCGGGGTGCCGCAGGAGGAGGTGCGCCTGTACCTGGCGCTGCGCGAGGCCGCCCACCAGCGCCTGTTCGCGCACGTGCCGTGGCTGCGCTCGCACCTCTTCGGCGCCGTCGAGGGCTACGCCCGGGGCATCAAGGTGGACACCTCCAAGCTGGAGGACGTCGTCGGCCGGCTCGACCCCACGCGCCCCGAAGAGATGCAGGAGGCGCTCCAGCAGGGCATGTTCCAGCCGGAGGACTCGCCGGAGCAGAAGGCGGCCCTGGCCCGGCTGGAGACCGCGCTGGCGCTGGTCGAGGGCTGGGTGGACGCGGTCGTGCACGCCGCCGCGGCGCCGCACCTGCCGTCCGCCGGGGCGCTGCGGGAGACGCTGCGCCGCCGCCGGGCGACCGGCGGTCCCGCCGAGCAGACCTTCGCCACGCTGATCGGCCTGGAGCTCCGTCCGCGCCGGCTGCGCGACGCGTCGCGGCTGTGGGCCTCCCTCACCGACGCGCGCGGCGCCGATGGCCGCGACGCGCTGTGGGAGCACCCGGACATGCTGCCGACCGCCGGGGACCTGGACGACCCGGACGGTTTCGTCCACCGCGAGCACCTGGACTTCTCCGAGCTCGACAAGATGCTCGGCGAGGCCGCCGGGGGCGGCGGCCAGGGCAAGCCGGATCTGGGGAAGGGCTCCGAGGGCTCCGAGGGCTCGGCCGGCTCCAAGGGGTCCGAGGACGCCAAGGGGTCCAAGGGTTCCGAGGGTTCCGAAGGTGACAGCCCCGAGGACGGCGCGTGA
- a CDS encoding PDZ domain-containing protein, producing MPRRTATMLASLLTLIALLCVGVLIPVPYAEMSPGPTVNTLGDHDGEPVLQISGHKTYPTSGHLNMTTVRVTGSQYRMNMIEAVYGWLDHDKLVVPHSTLYPDDKSPDQLNQETAEEFSQSQESAKVAALKQLDIPVPTRVVVSSVVKASPAEGALHAGDVIKAVDGSEVRQPGDVAKFVTRHKPGEKVAFTVVPAKEAAAAEKEKRQPRGTESVTVVTREAPGDKRAIVGIQAGTAHTFPFPINIKLADVGGPSAGLMFALGIVDKLTPDDLTGGKFVAGTGTIDDDGKVGPIGGIEMKTVGARNKGARFFLTPKDNCAAAAKDTPSGLTLVKVETIGDALKSLEKIRKGDAAGLPRCTAG from the coding sequence ATGCCCCGCCGCACTGCGACGATGCTCGCCTCCCTGCTGACCCTGATCGCGCTGCTCTGCGTCGGCGTGCTGATCCCCGTGCCGTACGCGGAGATGTCGCCGGGGCCGACGGTGAACACCCTGGGCGACCACGACGGGGAGCCGGTGCTCCAGATCTCGGGGCACAAGACGTATCCGACCAGTGGGCACCTCAACATGACCACGGTCCGGGTCACCGGCTCGCAGTACCGGATGAACATGATCGAGGCGGTCTACGGCTGGCTGGACCACGACAAGCTGGTGGTCCCGCACAGCACGCTCTACCCGGACGACAAGTCCCCGGACCAGCTCAACCAGGAGACCGCCGAGGAGTTCAGCCAGTCCCAGGAGAGCGCCAAGGTGGCGGCGCTCAAGCAGCTGGACATCCCCGTCCCCACGCGGGTCGTGGTCTCCTCCGTCGTCAAGGCGAGCCCCGCCGAGGGCGCCTTGCACGCGGGCGACGTGATCAAGGCGGTGGACGGCTCGGAGGTCCGGCAGCCCGGCGACGTCGCGAAGTTCGTCACCCGGCACAAGCCCGGCGAGAAGGTCGCCTTCACGGTCGTCCCGGCCAAGGAGGCCGCCGCCGCGGAGAAGGAGAAGCGGCAGCCGCGCGGGACGGAGTCCGTCACCGTGGTGACGCGGGAGGCGCCCGGTGACAAGCGGGCCATCGTCGGCATCCAGGCGGGCACGGCGCACACCTTCCCGTTCCCGATCAACATCAAGCTGGCCGACGTCGGCGGGCCGAGCGCCGGCCTCATGTTCGCCCTGGGGATAGTCGACAAGTTGACACCGGACGACCTGACCGGCGGGAAGTTCGTCGCCGGCACCGGGACGATCGACGACGACGGCAAGGTCGGGCCGATCGGCGGCATCGAGATGAAGACGGTCGGCGCCCGGAACAAGGGGGCCCGGTTCTTCCTGACCCCCAAGGACAACTGCGCGGCCGCCGCCAAGGACACCCCGTCCGGGCTGACGCTCGTCAAGGTCGAGACGATAGGCGACGCGCTGAAGTCCCTGGAGAAGATCCGCAAGGGGGACGCGGCCGGCCTGCCGCGCTGCACGGCAGGCTAG
- a CDS encoding M48 family metallopeptidase has product MPVDPLHSAARPPRGGPSPLGPPFLGTEEFPAAETRPVEVRRSARRRRTVSAYREADRTVVLIPARMSDAEEKRWVSVMLDRLAAQESKRILGDAELAERAERLSGQYLGGRARPDSVRWVTNQNTRWGSCTPAEGSIRLSHRLQGMPEYVVDYVLLHELAHLLVPGHGPAFWRLLEAYPRTERARGYLEGVVAAGRLPHLPAARGE; this is encoded by the coding sequence GTGCCCGTCGACCCCCTGCACAGTGCCGCACGACCACCGCGCGGCGGGCCGAGTCCGCTCGGCCCGCCCTTCCTGGGGACGGAGGAGTTCCCGGCGGCCGAGACCCGCCCGGTGGAGGTCCGCCGGAGCGCACGCCGGCGCAGAACCGTCTCCGCCTACCGCGAGGCCGACCGCACGGTGGTCCTCATCCCGGCCCGTATGTCGGACGCCGAGGAGAAGCGGTGGGTGTCCGTGATGCTCGACCGGCTCGCGGCCCAGGAGAGCAAGCGGATACTCGGCGACGCCGAGCTCGCGGAACGGGCGGAGCGCCTCTCCGGGCAGTACCTCGGCGGCCGGGCCCGGCCCGACAGCGTCCGCTGGGTCACCAACCAGAACACCCGCTGGGGCTCCTGCACCCCCGCCGAGGGCAGCATCCGCCTCTCGCACCGCCTGCAGGGCATGCCCGAGTACGTCGTGGACTACGTCCTCCTGCACGAGCTGGCGCACCTGCTCGTCCCCGGGCACGGGCCCGCCTTCTGGCGGCTCCTGGAGGCGTACCCGCGCACCGAACGGGCGCGGGGATACCTGGAGGGCGTCGTCGCCGCCGGCCGGCTCCCGCACCTTCCCGCCGCCCGCGGCGAGTGA
- a CDS encoding SDR family oxidoreductase, whose translation MSSPDREVRAARNGSARDSTSPTGRRPVVAVTGAARGVGALLTRRLAASEEVKHVLAIDERRGDVSEAQWHVLDVRDPAIAEKLRGADVVVHLALDLDLETDPAARTAYNVRGTQTVLTAAAAAGVHRVVLCTSAMVYGAHPDNDVPLDEDAELRATAEATGVGDLLEIERLARRAPRAHPGLNVTVLRPAVLVGGTDTALTRYFESPRLLVVAGSRPVWQFCHVEDLVSALEFAALEKAEGELAVGCDGWLEQEEVEELTGIRRMELPSAVALGAASRLHRLGLTPSPAGDLEYTMHPWVVSGHRLHAAGWRPRWTNEEVLAELLEEVAGRHTVAGRRLGRKDATAAGAAGATVALLGTAALVRRARKARRRV comes from the coding sequence GTGAGTTCCCCCGACCGAGAAGTTCGCGCAGCGCGAAACGGTTCCGCGCGAGACAGTACGAGCCCGACCGGCCGACGGCCCGTGGTCGCGGTCACCGGCGCCGCCCGCGGCGTCGGTGCGCTGCTCACCCGGCGGCTCGCCGCGTCCGAGGAGGTCAAGCACGTCCTCGCCATCGACGAGCGCCGCGGCGACGTCAGCGAGGCGCAGTGGCACGTCCTGGACGTCCGCGACCCGGCGATCGCGGAGAAGCTGCGGGGCGCCGACGTCGTCGTCCACCTCGCGCTCGACCTGGACCTGGAGACCGACCCGGCCGCCCGCACCGCCTACAACGTGCGCGGCACCCAGACCGTGCTGACGGCCGCCGCCGCGGCCGGGGTGCACCGCGTGGTGCTGTGCACGTCGGCGATGGTCTACGGCGCGCACCCCGACAACGACGTGCCCCTCGACGAGGACGCCGAGCTGCGGGCGACCGCCGAGGCCACCGGCGTCGGCGATCTGCTGGAGATCGAGCGGCTGGCCCGCCGCGCGCCCCGCGCGCACCCGGGGCTCAACGTCACCGTGCTGCGGCCGGCCGTCCTCGTCGGCGGCACGGATACGGCTCTGACCCGTTACTTCGAGTCGCCGCGGCTGCTGGTGGTGGCCGGGTCCCGGCCGGTGTGGCAGTTCTGCCACGTGGAGGACCTGGTGAGCGCCCTGGAGTTCGCCGCCCTGGAGAAGGCCGAGGGCGAGCTGGCGGTGGGCTGCGACGGCTGGCTGGAGCAGGAGGAGGTCGAGGAGCTCACCGGCATCCGGCGCATGGAGCTGCCGTCGGCCGTGGCGCTGGGGGCGGCCTCGCGGCTGCACCGCCTGGGCCTGACGCCGTCCCCCGCGGGCGACCTCGAGTACACGATGCACCCCTGGGTGGTCAGCGGCCACCGGCTGCACGCCGCCGGCTGGCGGCCGCGCTGGACCAACGAGGAGGTCCTGGCCGAACTGCTGGAGGAGGTCGCCGGACGGCACACGGTCGCCGGCCGGCGGCTCGGCCGCAAGGACGCGACGGCGGCCGGCGCCGCCGGTGCCACCGTGGCGCTGCTGGGCACGGCGGCGCTGGTCCGGCGGGCGCGCAAGGCCCGGCGGCGGGTGTAG
- a CDS encoding molybdenum cofactor biosynthesis protein MoaE: MGRMSRTYEDPSGPAVPDPGPLRLVAIRETPLSLDEVFAAVGDPAAGGTALFVGTVRDHDGGASVAGLGYSAHPTAEEALRRVAEKVAADFPVRALAAVHRVGELTIGDLAVVVAVSCPHRAEAFGACRRLIDDLKREVPIWKHQVFSDGTEEWVGA, translated from the coding sequence ATGGGGCGCATGTCCCGTACGTACGAAGATCCCTCCGGGCCCGCCGTCCCCGATCCGGGCCCCCTGCGTCTCGTGGCGATCCGCGAGACCCCGCTCTCCCTGGACGAGGTCTTCGCCGCGGTGGGCGACCCCGCCGCCGGCGGCACCGCGCTCTTCGTGGGCACGGTGCGCGATCACGACGGCGGGGCCTCGGTCGCCGGGCTCGGCTACTCGGCGCACCCCACGGCCGAGGAGGCGCTGCGGCGGGTCGCCGAGAAGGTGGCGGCGGACTTCCCGGTGCGGGCGCTGGCCGCGGTGCACCGGGTCGGCGAGCTGACCATCGGGGATCTGGCCGTCGTCGTCGCCGTCTCCTGCCCGCACCGCGCGGAGGCGTTCGGGGCCTGCCGCCGCCTCATCGACGACCTCAAGCGCGAGGTGCCGATCTGGAAGCACCAGGTCTTCTCCGACGGAACCGAAGAATGGGTCGGCGCGTAG
- a CDS encoding NUDIX hydrolase, with protein MSLREDAERVLKEWPAPSGEAGQEALRLAYLDHLADHPDGMWKACRDGHVTASALVVDPSRGRVLLTLHRKLGMWLQMGGHCEPEDATLAAAALREATEESGIASGLTLLPGGPVRLDRHHTPCAWHLDVQYAALAPEGAEAAISDESLDLRWFGYDEVASVADTSVVRLVERVRALV; from the coding sequence GTGAGCCTTCGCGAGGACGCGGAGCGGGTGCTCAAGGAGTGGCCCGCTCCGTCCGGTGAGGCGGGGCAGGAAGCGCTGCGGCTCGCGTACCTGGACCATCTGGCCGACCACCCGGACGGTATGTGGAAGGCGTGCCGGGACGGCCACGTCACGGCCAGCGCCCTGGTGGTGGACCCGTCCCGCGGCCGGGTGCTGCTGACGCTCCACCGCAAGCTGGGGATGTGGTTGCAGATGGGCGGCCACTGCGAGCCGGAGGACGCCACGCTGGCGGCGGCCGCGCTGCGCGAGGCGACGGAGGAGTCGGGCATCGCGAGCGGGCTGACCCTGCTGCCGGGCGGCCCGGTCCGGCTGGACCGGCACCACACGCCCTGCGCCTGGCACCTGGACGTGCAGTACGCGGCGCTGGCGCCGGAGGGCGCCGAGGCGGCGATCAGCGACGAGTCGCTGGACCTGCGGTGGTTCGGCTACGACGAGGTGGCCTCGGTGGCCGATACGTCGGTGGTACGGCTGGTGGAGCGGGTGCGGGCGCTGGTGTAG
- a CDS encoding PPA1309 family protein, with the protein MSSNAGSPSHPDRPEAGTPPMAASPLTRAVLEIDEYASGLGWDQPARLFALVDTAKLRTQEPALAAQLGLDDAAPGASVPSYTPIEQDELPAGTALDEFLATIAWPSAVTGCALTVERLMLPPSAEGSVPHGMSEKQLAKWVAKHPERQEVRMTVAVLRDGARESAVRLREKDSPTEVLTGPDLVPGLAEALAATFAD; encoded by the coding sequence ATGTCCAGCAACGCCGGCTCCCCGAGCCACCCCGATCGCCCCGAAGCGGGCACGCCCCCGATGGCCGCCAGCCCGCTGACCCGCGCCGTCCTCGAGATCGACGAGTACGCCTCCGGCCTCGGCTGGGACCAGCCCGCCCGGCTCTTCGCCCTCGTCGACACCGCGAAGCTCCGCACACAGGAGCCCGCCCTGGCCGCCCAGCTCGGCCTCGACGACGCGGCCCCCGGCGCGTCCGTCCCCTCCTACACGCCCATCGAGCAGGACGAACTGCCCGCGGGCACCGCCCTCGACGAGTTCCTCGCCACCATCGCCTGGCCGTCCGCGGTGACGGGCTGCGCCCTGACCGTGGAGCGGCTGATGCTCCCGCCGTCCGCCGAGGGGTCCGTGCCCCACGGGATGAGCGAGAAGCAGCTCGCCAAGTGGGTCGCCAAGCACCCGGAGCGGCAGGAGGTGCGGATGACGGTCGCCGTACTGCGGGACGGGGCCCGGGAGTCCGCCGTCCGGCTGCGCGAGAAGGACTCGCCGACCGAGGTGCTCACCGGCCCCGACCTGGTGCCCGGGCTGGCCGAGGCGCTGGCCGCGACCTTCGCGGACTGA
- a CDS encoding UPF0182 family protein encodes MPDRGGGPTGPRIRVGRPSRRVRTLLMTLGVLAALAMLFVMFAGFWTDWLWYRSVHYSSVFTTTLGTKIGLFAVFGLLMAAAVGFNIWLAHRLRPPLSAMSAEQQSLDRYRMSIAPYKKWVLLAVTALVGLVAGASAAGQWRTWLQWVNGVSFHQKDPQFHKDISFYTFDLPWYRFLLSFGFAAAVLSLIAAALVHYLYGGLRLTSPGHRATAAATGHLSVLLGLFVALKAVAYWLDRYGLAVKSSGLRSADGWTGLRYVDANAYLPAKTILFIIALICAVLFFATLWRRTWQLPVIGFGLMVLSAILIGGLYPAIVQKFQVSPNEQTKEAPYIAKNIKATRAAYGIDDTKVDDRYPGKSDAGGKDKNKLREMANSTASLRLLDPNIVSPAFQQERQDRGYYQFPSTLDVDRYTVQGKEQDTVIGLRELNIKGIPERNWINDHFKYTHGYGAVTAKGTSVPKGGGPDFQSDAALGPYEPRVYYGEKTTQYSIVGGPQKEIDKPGDEGKESFGYDGKGGVALSNPVNRAAYAVAFGEPKILYSGAIGKGSKILYNRTPKERVEAVAPWLTIDGDAYPAVVNHRIQWIVDAYTTTNGYPYASRTTLGDTTTDSLTTGQRAVVAQQNQVNYIRNSVKATVDAYDGTVKLYQWDTEDPVLKTWMKAFPGTVKPKGEISTDLKAHLRYPQDLFKVQRELLARYHVTDPAAFYTGSQRWQVPDDPTNKGNAVPPYYLSMRMPDQKDQTFSLTTTFTPKNRPNLGAFMAVDADAKSDGYGRIRILEPKGAVWGPEQAQSNFNSNSDVASLIRLLKGGDSEVEYGNLLTVPLDGGFLYVEPVYVRGARANYPLLRKVLVNYGEKIAFRDTLGEALDEVFGKQQGETGKQPPDTSRPSTANPTVKQAVKDAQDAWAAGQKALEQKDLEAYGKAQKSLKDALDRLAKAEEGAEKKADGKPAGKQDEGKRTDG; translated from the coding sequence ATGCCGGACCGCGGCGGAGGCCCGACAGGGCCACGGATCAGAGTCGGCCGACCGTCCCGGCGCGTCCGGACCCTGCTGATGACCCTGGGTGTGCTGGCTGCGCTGGCCATGCTCTTCGTCATGTTCGCGGGGTTCTGGACCGACTGGCTCTGGTACCGCTCGGTGCATTATTCGTCGGTCTTCACCACCACCCTCGGCACCAAGATCGGCCTGTTCGCCGTCTTCGGCCTGCTGATGGCCGCGGCGGTGGGGTTCAACATCTGGCTGGCGCACCGGTTGCGCCCGCCGCTGAGCGCGATGTCGGCCGAGCAGCAGAGTCTCGACCGCTACCGGATGAGCATCGCGCCGTACAAGAAGTGGGTGCTGCTGGCGGTCACCGCGCTGGTCGGCCTGGTGGCGGGCGCCTCCGCGGCCGGGCAGTGGCGCACCTGGCTCCAGTGGGTCAACGGCGTCTCCTTCCACCAGAAGGACCCGCAGTTCCACAAGGACATCTCCTTCTACACGTTCGACCTCCCCTGGTACCGCTTCCTGCTGAGCTTCGGCTTCGCGGCGGCCGTGCTGTCGCTGATCGCGGCGGCCCTGGTGCACTACCTCTACGGCGGTCTGCGGCTGACCAGCCCGGGCCACCGGGCCACCGCGGCGGCCACCGGGCACCTGTCCGTGCTGCTGGGCCTGTTCGTCGCGCTCAAGGCCGTGGCGTACTGGCTGGACCGGTACGGGCTGGCCGTGAAGTCCAGCGGGCTGCGGTCGGCGGACGGCTGGACGGGTCTGCGCTACGTGGACGCCAACGCCTATCTGCCGGCCAAGACGATCCTCTTCATCATCGCCCTGATCTGCGCGGTGCTGTTCTTCGCGACGCTCTGGCGGCGCACCTGGCAGCTGCCGGTCATCGGCTTCGGCCTGATGGTGCTCTCGGCGATACTGATCGGCGGGCTCTACCCGGCCATCGTGCAGAAGTTCCAGGTCTCGCCGAACGAGCAGACCAAGGAAGCGCCGTACATCGCCAAGAACATCAAGGCGACGCGGGCGGCGTACGGGATCGACGACACCAAGGTCGACGACCGGTATCCGGGCAAGAGCGACGCCGGCGGCAAGGACAAGAACAAGCTGCGCGAGATGGCGAACTCCACCGCGAGCCTGCGGCTGCTGGACCCGAACATCGTCTCGCCGGCCTTCCAGCAGGAGCGCCAGGACCGCGGCTACTACCAGTTCCCGTCCACCCTGGACGTCGACCGCTACACGGTGCAGGGCAAGGAGCAGGACACCGTCATCGGCCTGCGTGAGCTCAACATCAAGGGCATTCCCGAGCGGAACTGGATCAACGACCACTTCAAGTACACGCACGGTTACGGCGCCGTGACGGCCAAGGGCACGTCCGTGCCCAAGGGCGGCGGCCCGGACTTCCAGTCGGACGCCGCCCTGGGCCCGTACGAGCCGCGTGTGTACTACGGGGAGAAGACCACCCAGTACTCCATCGTCGGCGGGCCGCAGAAGGAGATCGACAAGCCCGGTGACGAGGGCAAGGAGAGCTTCGGCTACGACGGCAAGGGCGGCGTCGCGCTGTCCAACCCGGTCAACCGCGCGGCCTACGCCGTGGCGTTCGGCGAGCCGAAGATCCTCTACTCGGGCGCCATCGGCAAGGGCTCCAAGATCCTCTACAACCGGACGCCGAAGGAGCGCGTCGAGGCGGTGGCCCCCTGGCTGACCATCGACGGCGACGCCTACCCGGCCGTGGTGAACCACCGCATCCAGTGGATCGTGGACGCCTATACGACGACCAACGGCTATCCGTACGCCTCCCGCACCACACTGGGCGACACCACCACCGACTCGTTGACGACCGGTCAACGCGCCGTTGTCGCACAGCAGAACCAGGTCAACTACATCCGCAACTCGGTGAAGGCGACCGTCGACGCCTACGACGGCACGGTCAAGCTCTACCAGTGGGACACCGAGGACCCGGTGCTCAAGACCTGGATGAAGGCGTTCCCTGGGACGGTCAAGCCGAAGGGCGAGATCAGCACGGACCTGAAGGCGCATCTGCGCTACCCGCAGGACCTGTTCAAGGTCCAGCGCGAGCTGCTGGCCCGCTACCACGTCACCGACCCGGCGGCGTTCTACACGGGCAGCCAGCGCTGGCAGGTGCCGGACGACCCGACCAACAAGGGCAACGCGGTGCCGCCGTACTACCTGAGCATGCGGATGCCGGACCAGAAGGACCAGACGTTCTCGCTGACGACGACCTTCACGCCCAAGAACCGCCCCAACCTGGGCGCGTTCATGGCGGTCGACGCGGACGCGAAGAGCGACGGCTACGGCCGGATCAGAATCCTCGAGCCCAAGGGCGCGGTCTGGGGTCCGGAGCAGGCGCAGAGCAATTTCAACAGCAATTCGGATGTCGCCAGCCTGATCAGGCTTCTCAAGGGCGGTGATTCCGAGGTCGAGTACGGAAATCTGCTGACGGTGCCCCTGGACGGCGGTTTCCTGTACGTGGAACCCGTGTACGTCCGCGGCGCCAGGGCGAATTACCCGCTGTTGCGGAAGGTGCTCGTCAACTACGGCGAGAAGATCGCCTTCCGGGACACCCTCGGCGAGGCCCTGGACGAGGTCTTCGGCAAGCAGCAGGGCGAGACCGGCAAGCAGCCGCCGGACACCTCGCGTCCGTCCACCGCCAACCCCACGGTCAAGCAGGCGGTCAAGGACGCGCAGGACGCCTGGGCCGCCGGCCAGAAGGCGCTGGAGCAGAAGGACTTGGAGGCGTACGGCAAGGCGCAGAAGAGTCTGAAGGACGCCCTCGACCGGCTGGCCAAGGCCGAGGAGGGGGCCGAGAAGAAGGCGGACGGCAAGCCCGCCGGCAAGCAGGACGAGGGGAAGCGGACCGACGGTTAG